From the genome of Hymenobacter cellulosilyticus, one region includes:
- a CDS encoding NAD-dependent epimerase/dehydratase family protein, whose amino-acid sequence MLPKVLVTGAGGFLGRHLVEQLRQRGYPVRALVRPGVAATSALAALSSRPIEVWEGDVAQLPTLKGAADGCGAIIHAAALAQVNPARNPAVWVANLTGTENVLQLARQAGISRFVYVGTANVFGFGTKEQPGDETRPYAGRSYGLDYMDSKRAATDVVLQAAAREQLPAVLVHPTFMLGPGDAKPTSNALLLELYRGKLPGYPPGGKNYVHVRDVAVATVNALTQGWVGESYILGNQNLSYHEAFALMARVLGVAAPRWPIPAGLASLYGHFCDLQARLTGRPAQLNSAMAAVANDGHYFRVDKARTELNLPQTDLETAIAEAFHWFKAHDYA is encoded by the coding sequence ATGCTGCCCAAAGTCCTGGTAACCGGCGCCGGCGGCTTTCTGGGCCGCCACCTCGTAGAGCAGCTTCGGCAGCGGGGCTACCCGGTGCGGGCCTTGGTGCGCCCCGGCGTGGCGGCAACCTCTGCTTTGGCGGCGCTTTCGTCTCGGCCCATCGAGGTCTGGGAAGGCGACGTCGCCCAACTGCCTACGCTTAAGGGCGCCGCAGACGGCTGCGGGGCTATTATTCATGCCGCCGCCCTGGCGCAGGTCAACCCGGCCCGGAACCCGGCTGTGTGGGTTGCCAACCTGACCGGCACCGAAAACGTGCTGCAGCTGGCCCGGCAGGCGGGCATCAGCCGCTTCGTGTACGTGGGCACGGCCAACGTTTTCGGCTTCGGCACCAAAGAGCAGCCCGGCGACGAAACCCGGCCCTACGCCGGCCGCTCCTACGGCCTCGACTACATGGACAGCAAGCGGGCCGCCACCGACGTAGTACTGCAAGCCGCCGCCCGGGAGCAGCTACCGGCCGTGCTGGTGCACCCTACGTTTATGCTCGGCCCCGGCGACGCCAAGCCCACTTCCAACGCCCTGCTGCTGGAGCTCTACCGGGGCAAGCTGCCGGGCTACCCGCCGGGCGGCAAAAACTACGTGCACGTGCGGGACGTGGCCGTGGCGACAGTCAATGCTCTGACTCAGGGCTGGGTGGGCGAATCCTACATCCTGGGCAACCAGAACCTGAGCTACCACGAAGCGTTTGCGTTGATGGCCCGAGTGCTGGGCGTGGCGGCTCCGCGCTGGCCTATTCCGGCCGGCCTGGCCTCGCTCTATGGTCATTTCTGCGACCTGCAGGCCCGGCTCACTGGCCGGCCAGCCCAGCTCAACTCAGCCATGGCGGCCGTGGCCAACGACGGGCACTACTTCCGCGTGGACAAGGCCCGCACCGAGCTAAACTTGCCCCAAACCGACCTGGAAACGGCTATTGCCGAAGCATTTCACTGGTTTAAAGCCCACGATTATGCCTGA
- a CDS encoding TIGR04283 family arsenosugar biosynthesis glycosyltransferase, with protein MLLSIIIPTYNEAATITSLIGQLRQHAPAGAVEVLVVDAASPDGTAELARQAGATVLTAPQPGRAAQMNHGAQHATGDILYFVHADVGIHPEYVATIRQAVAEGYEAGCYRFRFDSRHPLLRLNSYGTRFQGIMSRGGDQTLFITRDLFRRLHGFDEHYCIMEDFDIIRRIRRQARFLIVPKDVVVSARKYETNSWLRVQIANLTAFSLFFLNVAPARIARTYKAMLNYR; from the coding sequence ATGCTTCTGAGCATTATCATTCCCACCTACAACGAAGCGGCTACCATTACGAGCCTGATCGGGCAGCTGCGCCAGCATGCTCCGGCCGGCGCGGTAGAAGTGCTGGTAGTGGATGCCGCCAGCCCCGACGGCACGGCCGAGCTGGCCCGGCAGGCCGGAGCGACGGTGCTTACCGCTCCTCAGCCGGGCCGGGCCGCCCAGATGAACCACGGGGCCCAGCACGCCACCGGCGACATTCTCTACTTCGTGCACGCCGACGTGGGCATTCACCCCGAGTACGTGGCTACCATCCGGCAGGCCGTGGCCGAGGGCTACGAGGCGGGCTGCTACCGGTTCCGGTTCGACTCCCGCCACCCGCTGCTGCGCCTCAACAGCTACGGTACCCGCTTCCAGGGCATCATGAGCCGCGGCGGCGACCAGACCCTGTTCATTACCCGCGACTTATTCCGGCGGCTGCACGGCTTCGATGAGCACTACTGCATCATGGAAGACTTCGACATTATCCGGCGCATCCGGCGGCAGGCCCGCTTCCTGATTGTGCCCAAAGACGTGGTGGTGTCGGCCCGCAAGTACGAAACCAACAGCTGGCTGCGGGTGCAGATTGCCAACCTGACGGCCTTTTCGCTGTTTTTTCTCAACGTGGCTCCCGCCCGCATTGCCCGCACCTACAAGGCCATGCTCAACTACCGCTGA
- a CDS encoding outer membrane protein assembly factor, with amino-acid sequence MVADLTYLHRNRAANTNGPTTRFSRYVADVSSYHRLHPRAILALNYFASFTAGTAPFNALSLLGGTRRLRGYYEGRYRDQHAGLVQAELRLAVYRQLGVVAFGGVGALGDDDALLRLNQPKAAYGGGLRFVLNRRDQLNLRLDYALGRESSGFYLTIGEAF; translated from the coding sequence GTGGTGGCCGACCTTACCTACCTGCACCGCAACCGAGCCGCCAACACCAACGGGCCGACCACCCGCTTCAGCCGCTACGTAGCCGATGTGTCGTCCTACCACCGGCTGCACCCGCGCGCCATTCTGGCCCTGAACTACTTCGCCAGCTTTACGGCCGGTACGGCCCCGTTCAATGCCTTGTCGTTGCTGGGCGGCACCCGGCGGTTGCGCGGCTACTATGAGGGCCGCTACCGCGACCAGCACGCGGGCCTTGTGCAGGCCGAGCTGCGCCTGGCGGTGTACCGGCAGCTGGGCGTGGTGGCCTTTGGCGGCGTGGGGGCCCTGGGCGACGATGACGCGCTGTTGCGGCTCAACCAGCCGAAAGCGGCGTACGGGGGCGGCCTGCGGTTTGTGCTCAACCGCCGCGACCAGCTCAATCTGCGCCTCGATTACGCGCTGGGCCGGGAGTCGAGCGGGTTTTACCTGACCATTGGCGAAGCTTTTTAG
- a CDS encoding DUF547 domain-containing protein, translating to MSFFQRFPRLLTTAALAALTTLAGSPASAAAPVAPRRSTPAAAGVDHSAFDKQLKKYVNEKGLVNYKAWKADQGAFNQYLALLSKNPPAAGWSKQEQMAYWINAYNAFTIRLILDHYPLESIKDIGTKIQIPFVTTPWASKFFSIGGEKMSLDNIEHGILRKKYNDPRIHFALVCASISCPRLRTEAYTAAKLDSQLDDQGRDFLNNPAKNKPGKSSAQLSKYFDWYKGDWSENGQSVTSWVNKYAATKLDKNATISFLDYNWQLNAQ from the coding sequence ATGAGCTTCTTCCAACGGTTTCCCCGCCTGCTGACCACCGCCGCCCTGGCTGCGCTGACAACTCTTGCCGGCTCACCGGCTTCGGCCGCCGCCCCGGTTGCACCACGCCGCAGCACACCCGCCGCGGCCGGCGTCGACCATAGCGCCTTCGACAAGCAGCTGAAAAAGTACGTCAACGAGAAAGGGCTGGTCAACTACAAAGCCTGGAAAGCTGATCAGGGTGCGTTCAACCAATACCTGGCCTTGCTGAGCAAGAATCCGCCGGCGGCTGGCTGGAGCAAGCAGGAGCAGATGGCCTACTGGATTAACGCCTACAACGCCTTCACCATCCGCCTGATTCTGGACCATTACCCGCTGGAAAGCATCAAGGATATTGGCACCAAGATTCAGATTCCGTTCGTGACTACGCCCTGGGCCTCGAAGTTCTTCAGCATCGGCGGCGAGAAGATGAGCCTCGACAACATTGAGCACGGCATTCTGCGCAAGAAGTACAACGACCCGCGCATTCACTTTGCCCTCGTGTGCGCCTCCATTTCCTGCCCCCGCCTGCGTACCGAGGCCTATACCGCCGCCAAGCTGGACAGCCAGCTCGACGACCAGGGCCGCGACTTTCTGAACAACCCGGCCAAAAACAAGCCCGGCAAATCCTCGGCCCAGCTCTCCAAGTACTTCGACTGGTACAAGGGCGACTGGTCGGAAAACGGGCAGTCGGTGACCAGCTGGGTGAATAAGTACGCTGCCACCAAGCTGGATAAAAACGCGACCATCAGCTTCCTGGACTACAACTGGCAGCTCAATGCGCAGTAA
- a CDS encoding DUF6134 family protein, with product MALSGRLAAAVLALSLLPTPAPAQQPGPVETRRYAIEVAGLRVGTMTATRQPGAAPAEVISTLVSDVQVDFLLYHLKIYYKVVNRSRNGQLLLSTVEAHTNQGDFGSRAEWKVDHYDIVADQYKHHYRATERQPITTTVTDLFFAEPVGVSRAYAEYFGDYFSLSRPKSGQLKAVRDGREDEYQYANGQMVSIIKKNPLKNFVIRLLP from the coding sequence GTGGCGCTGAGCGGCCGGCTGGCAGCTGCGGTGCTGGCACTGAGCTTGCTGCCGACGCCAGCGCCGGCCCAGCAACCCGGCCCAGTCGAAACCCGGCGCTACGCCATTGAGGTAGCCGGCCTGCGCGTGGGTACCATGACGGCCACCCGGCAGCCGGGAGCTGCTCCAGCCGAGGTTATTTCCACGCTGGTGAGCGACGTGCAGGTGGATTTTCTGCTCTACCACCTCAAGATTTACTACAAGGTCGTCAACCGCAGCCGCAACGGCCAGCTGTTGCTTTCCACGGTGGAAGCCCACACCAACCAGGGCGACTTTGGCAGCCGGGCCGAGTGGAAAGTTGACCATTACGACATCGTGGCCGACCAGTACAAGCACCACTACCGGGCCACCGAGCGGCAGCCGATTACGACCACCGTTACCGACCTGTTCTTCGCTGAGCCGGTAGGCGTGAGCCGGGCCTACGCCGAATATTTCGGGGATTATTTCAGCTTGAGCCGGCCTAAGTCTGGCCAACTCAAAGCCGTACGCGACGGGCGCGAAGATGAATACCAGTACGCTAACGGGCAGATGGTCAGTATTATCAAGAAGAACCCGCTTAAGAACTTCGTTATCCGGCTGCTGCCCTGA
- a CDS encoding glycine-rich domain-containing protein → MLLDPPRANHSELWSRLEALDLDGAAPLSFSHRLARDNGWTPDFARRVVLEYKKFVFLAATCGHPVTPSDEVDQAWHQHLIYTRSYWEELCGEILGFALHHGPLRVARPKGRSFGTGTPKPCRPTTPLSVPCRPPISGPRRPCGSERPRIFGASTCGGTGCCPGRGGLALVLRKPGFWLWWPWYWWAAPPACP, encoded by the coding sequence ATGCTACTCGACCCGCCCCGCGCGAATCACTCGGAATTATGGTCCCGGCTTGAAGCCCTGGACCTGGATGGCGCGGCCCCGCTGTCCTTCTCGCACCGCCTGGCCCGCGACAATGGCTGGACCCCGGACTTTGCCCGGCGCGTGGTGCTCGAATACAAGAAGTTCGTGTTTCTGGCTGCCACCTGCGGACACCCGGTTACGCCCTCCGACGAGGTAGACCAGGCCTGGCACCAGCATTTGATCTACACCCGCTCATACTGGGAGGAGCTTTGCGGGGAAATTCTGGGCTTTGCGCTCCACCACGGCCCACTAAGGGTGGCGCGGCCGAAGGGCAGAAGTTTCGGGACTGGTACGCCAAAACCCTGCAGGCCTACCACGCCGCTTTCGGTACCGTGCCGCCCGCCGATATCTGGCCCGCGGCGGCCGTGCGGTTCGGAGAGGCCCCGCATTTTCGGCGCGTCAACCTGCGGCGGCACTGGCTGCTGCCCCGGCCGCGGTGGTCTGGCCCTAGTTCTACGCAAGCCTGGATTTTGGCTTTGGTGGCCCTGGTACTGGTGGGCTGCACCGCCCGCCTGCCCCTGA
- a CDS encoding TIGR04222 domain-containing membrane protein, whose amino-acid sequence MLPEGSTLDAVRRWVVQPTLEAIQTLDAGLEAKGWLLPESERRRLNQPVTITLVVLSLLGFAKVVVGLSRERPVGFLVATLLALVVLAFYAYHQRPWTTGRGARVLREAAAVVHQERYSESVSTEYVALTVGMFGVQGLNILGLNHVAVLLVPPGRRDSGFGGDSGSSGDSGGDSGCGSSGCGGCGGCGGD is encoded by the coding sequence GTGCTGCCCGAGGGCTCCACGCTGGACGCCGTACGGCGCTGGGTTGTGCAGCCTACTCTTGAAGCAATACAGACCCTGGATGCCGGCCTCGAAGCCAAGGGCTGGCTGCTGCCGGAGTCCGAGCGCCGCCGCCTCAATCAGCCGGTGACAATTACCCTGGTAGTGCTAAGCTTGTTGGGGTTTGCCAAGGTAGTGGTGGGCCTGTCGCGGGAACGGCCCGTTGGGTTTCTGGTCGCCACGCTGCTGGCGCTGGTTGTGTTGGCCTTCTATGCCTACCACCAACGGCCCTGGACTACCGGCCGCGGGGCCCGGGTGCTGCGCGAGGCCGCGGCGGTAGTGCACCAGGAGCGGTACTCGGAGTCTGTCTCAACGGAATACGTGGCCCTGACGGTAGGCATGTTTGGCGTGCAGGGCCTCAATATTCTGGGCCTGAACCACGTAGCTGTTCTGCTGGTGCCGCCCGGCCGTCGTGACTCCGGTTTCGGCGGTGATTCCGGCAGCAGTGGCGACTCGGGCGGCGACTCCGGCTGCGGCAGCAGTGGCTGTGGCGGGTGCGGGGGCTGCGGCGGCGACTAG
- a CDS encoding YciE/YciF ferroxidase family protein, which produces MFDKLETLDDLFEMQLKDLYSAEKQLVKALPQMAETAKDGRLRRGFEKHLRETEAQVERLEKIAKAQDFDLGGHTCKAMEGLIAEGQETMSENATDEVMDAALIAAAQRIEHYEISGYGTAAHFAQRLGYTDAAALLQQTLDEEQLTDTKLNDLAKNYLNAKAE; this is translated from the coding sequence ATGTTCGATAAACTGGAAACCCTGGACGACCTGTTTGAAATGCAGCTCAAGGACCTATACAGCGCCGAAAAGCAGCTTGTGAAAGCCCTGCCTCAGATGGCCGAAACCGCCAAGGACGGCCGCCTGCGCCGCGGCTTCGAAAAGCACCTGCGCGAAACCGAAGCCCAGGTGGAGCGCCTTGAAAAAATTGCCAAAGCCCAGGACTTCGACCTCGGCGGCCACACCTGCAAGGCCATGGAAGGCCTGATTGCTGAAGGCCAGGAAACCATGTCGGAAAATGCCACCGACGAGGTGATGGACGCGGCCCTGATTGCGGCCGCCCAACGCATCGAGCACTACGAAATATCGGGCTACGGCACGGCCGCCCACTTTGCCCAGCGCCTGGGCTACACCGACGCCGCCGCCCTGCTGCAGCAAACCCTGGACGAGGAGCAGCTGACCGACACCAAGCTTAACGACCTGGCCAAAAACTACCTCAACGCCAAGGCCGAGTAA
- a CDS encoding aldo/keto reductase: protein MGTIVWSPLSAGLLSGKIRRGQPIPESSRLAQGGGQGPQVPDERLFAIIDVLDEVAAETGKTVPQVALNWLLQRPTVVNLVIGARNEEQLRQNLAAAGWNLTPEQVARLDAVSATEPIYPYWHQRRFPMLGHTGI from the coding sequence GTGGGCACCATCGTCTGGAGTCCGTTGTCGGCCGGCTTGCTCAGCGGCAAAATTCGCCGGGGCCAGCCCATTCCCGAAAGCAGCCGCCTGGCCCAGGGCGGCGGGCAGGGGCCGCAGGTGCCCGACGAGCGGCTGTTTGCCATTATTGACGTGCTCGACGAGGTAGCGGCCGAAACCGGGAAAACGGTGCCCCAGGTGGCCCTGAACTGGCTGTTGCAGCGCCCCACGGTGGTCAACCTCGTCATCGGGGCCCGCAACGAGGAGCAGCTGCGCCAAAACCTGGCCGCGGCCGGCTGGAACCTCACACCCGAGCAGGTAGCCCGCCTCGACGCGGTCAGCGCCACCGAGCCAATTTACCCCTACTGGCACCAGCGCCGCTTCCCGATGCTGGGCCACACCGGAATCTAA
- a CDS encoding HipA family kinase, with the protein MPQPISPLRTVDVTRYVTPLREGGSLPALVEADDNFMYVVKFRGAGQGIKALIAELVVGEIARVLGLRVPELVFCELDVAFGRSEPDEEIQDLLQASTGQNLGLHYLSGAITYDSLVTTIEPRLASQIVWLDALTLNVDRTARNTNLLMWHKELWLIDHGAALYVHHAGPGWATPRPRPFPQVKDHVLLPQAKELAQVDAEFRPRLTPEVLREILALVPDAWLEEAAAGDATAAEQRENYVGFLAYRLAASETFVQEAEDARKALI; encoded by the coding sequence ATGCCCCAACCTATTTCCCCGCTCCGAACCGTGGACGTGACGCGCTACGTCACGCCGCTGCGCGAAGGAGGCTCGTTGCCGGCCCTGGTCGAGGCCGACGACAACTTCATGTACGTGGTCAAGTTTCGGGGCGCGGGGCAGGGCATCAAGGCCCTGATTGCCGAGCTGGTAGTGGGCGAAATTGCCCGGGTGCTGGGGTTGCGGGTGCCTGAGCTGGTGTTCTGTGAGCTCGACGTAGCCTTTGGCCGCTCCGAGCCCGACGAGGAAATCCAGGACCTGCTGCAAGCCAGCACCGGCCAGAATCTGGGGCTGCACTACCTCAGCGGCGCCATTACCTACGATTCGCTGGTTACAACCATTGAGCCGCGCCTGGCTTCGCAAATCGTGTGGCTCGATGCCCTGACCCTGAACGTGGACCGCACCGCCCGCAACACCAACCTGTTGATGTGGCACAAGGAGCTGTGGCTCATTGACCACGGCGCGGCCCTCTACGTGCACCACGCCGGCCCGGGCTGGGCCACGCCCCGGCCCCGGCCGTTTCCGCAGGTCAAGGACCACGTGCTGCTGCCCCAGGCCAAGGAGCTGGCCCAGGTAGATGCCGAGTTCCGGCCCCGACTTACGCCGGAAGTACTGCGCGAAATTCTGGCCCTGGTGCCCGACGCCTGGCTGGAAGAAGCTGCCGCCGGCGACGCTACGGCCGCCGAGCAGCGCGAAAATTACGTCGGTTTTCTGGCCTACCGCCTGGCCGCATCCGAAACCTTTGTTCAGGAAGCCGAAGATGCCCGAAAAGCACTTATTTGA
- a CDS encoding DUF3037 domain-containing protein, with protein MPEKHLFEYAVLRVVPRVEREEFLNVGVILYCRAQGFLQTRCHLPEARLHAFTSAELDFEELRQRLQAFEKICRGKPEGGTIGRLALAERFRWLTATRSTIVQTSPTHPGLCEDATATLEQLYQQLVG; from the coding sequence ATGCCCGAAAAGCACTTATTTGAGTATGCTGTGCTGCGCGTGGTGCCCCGCGTGGAGCGCGAAGAGTTTCTGAACGTCGGCGTGATTCTCTACTGCCGAGCCCAGGGCTTTCTGCAAACCCGCTGCCACCTGCCCGAAGCCCGCCTGCACGCCTTTACCAGCGCCGAGCTAGACTTCGAAGAGCTGCGCCAGCGCCTGCAGGCCTTCGAGAAAATCTGCCGGGGCAAGCCCGAGGGTGGCACCATCGGCCGCCTGGCCCTGGCCGAGCGGTTCCGCTGGCTTACGGCCACGCGCAGTACCATCGTGCAAACCTCACCCACTCACCCCGGCCTCTGCGAAGACGCCACCGCTACCCTGGAGCAGCTGTATCAGCAATTGGTGGGGTAA
- a CDS encoding DEAD/DEAH box helicase gives MHLHVSQQNEFYEVTGRLLLHDQPVDLTTAPIRFEYFVAVNKALYLLEDLAVWRVIEFFKRRNNTLLIHQSKFREFQQQVLANLEDKLHVSYSFVRPATPEQRASSGFDQAPEKLLYLSDNGLGVEVLPVMRYGTREVPILSKRQILATDELGRTFALQRDTAAEAGFITALLRQYPTWQEQLHQAAFDAPRALFLDEEWVLTAFEDWQQAGISILGFNQLKDNTLNPYRARISVRVTGETNWFDTQLNVRFGQQKASLRQVQQAIRNRSHYVRLDDGTRGILPQEWVERFAEYFAAGEVVEDRIRTPSSNFRLIQELYDPAALDEAARARLTTYQAAVADFTGIAPVEPPAGLQATLREYQRQGLNWLNFLDTFNFGGCLADDMGLGKTLQVLAFILLQRQHGSRPASLVVVPTSLVFNWQAEVEKFAPTLRVHVLQGSLRRAEAALFDACDIVLTTYNTLVADIKQLREYSFNYVFLDEAQAIKNPESQRYKAARLLQARNRVVLTGTPLENNTLDIYGLLSFACPGLLGSLKHFKDLYAGPIDKFKDERRARELQQRISPFVLRRTKGQVARELPDKTEMVLYCEMGAEQRRVYEACKKEYHDLLLGIHEDAPQKESIHILQGLTKLRQICNSPALLPDEADYGRASSKLEALVEEVRTKAPQHKILIFSQFVTMLNLIRDELRTLDIPFTYLTGQTKNRAATVARFQMDDSVRVFLISLKAGGTGLNLTEADYVYLVDPWWNPAVENQAIDRSHRIGQDKKVVAVRLICPDTIEEKIMKLQEAKRELAHDLIHTDATLIKNLSRDELRELFR, from the coding sequence TTGCATTTGCACGTCAGTCAGCAAAACGAGTTTTACGAGGTAACGGGCCGGCTGCTGCTCCACGACCAGCCCGTGGATTTGACTACCGCCCCTATCCGCTTCGAGTATTTCGTGGCCGTAAACAAGGCGCTGTACCTGCTGGAAGACCTGGCCGTGTGGCGGGTAATCGAGTTTTTTAAGCGGCGCAACAACACCCTGCTGATTCACCAGAGCAAGTTCCGCGAGTTTCAGCAGCAGGTGCTGGCCAACCTGGAGGACAAGCTCCATGTGAGCTACTCCTTTGTGCGGCCCGCCACGCCCGAACAGCGGGCCAGCAGCGGCTTCGACCAGGCCCCGGAAAAGCTGCTTTACCTCTCCGACAACGGCCTGGGCGTGGAAGTGCTGCCCGTGATGCGCTACGGCACCCGGGAAGTGCCCATCCTCTCGAAGCGCCAGATTCTGGCTACCGACGAGCTGGGCCGCACCTTCGCTCTGCAGCGCGACACGGCCGCCGAGGCCGGCTTCATCACGGCTTTGCTGCGCCAGTACCCCACGTGGCAGGAGCAGCTGCACCAGGCGGCTTTCGACGCACCCCGGGCGTTGTTTCTGGACGAGGAGTGGGTTTTGACGGCCTTTGAAGACTGGCAGCAAGCTGGCATCAGCATTCTGGGTTTCAACCAGCTCAAGGACAACACGCTCAACCCCTACCGGGCCCGGATTTCGGTGCGCGTCACGGGCGAAACCAACTGGTTCGACACCCAACTCAACGTGCGCTTCGGCCAGCAGAAAGCCTCGTTGCGGCAGGTGCAGCAGGCCATCCGCAACCGCAGCCACTACGTGCGCCTTGACGACGGCACCCGCGGAATTCTGCCCCAGGAGTGGGTCGAGAGGTTTGCCGAATACTTTGCCGCCGGCGAGGTGGTGGAAGACCGAATCCGCACGCCCAGCAGCAACTTCCGCCTGATTCAGGAGCTCTACGACCCGGCCGCCCTCGACGAGGCTGCCCGGGCCCGCCTGACCACCTACCAGGCCGCCGTGGCCGACTTCACCGGCATTGCCCCAGTAGAGCCCCCGGCGGGTTTGCAGGCTACGCTGCGCGAGTACCAACGGCAGGGCCTCAACTGGCTTAACTTCCTGGACACCTTCAATTTTGGCGGCTGTCTGGCCGATGACATGGGCCTGGGCAAAACCCTGCAGGTGCTGGCCTTCATCCTGCTGCAGCGCCAGCACGGTTCGCGCCCGGCCAGTTTGGTAGTGGTGCCCACGTCCCTGGTGTTCAACTGGCAGGCCGAGGTCGAGAAGTTTGCTCCCACGCTGCGCGTACACGTGCTGCAGGGCAGTCTGCGCCGGGCCGAAGCTGCCCTTTTCGACGCCTGCGACATTGTGCTGACGACCTACAACACGCTGGTGGCCGACATCAAGCAGCTGCGCGAGTACTCATTCAACTACGTGTTTTTGGACGAGGCCCAGGCCATCAAAAACCCGGAGTCGCAGCGCTATAAAGCCGCGCGGCTGCTGCAGGCCCGCAACCGGGTGGTACTCACCGGCACGCCGCTGGAAAATAATACGCTGGATATTTACGGGCTCTTGTCGTTTGCCTGCCCGGGGTTGCTGGGCTCCCTCAAGCACTTCAAGGATTTGTATGCCGGGCCCATCGACAAGTTCAAGGACGAGCGACGGGCCCGGGAACTGCAGCAGCGCATCAGCCCGTTTGTGCTGCGCCGCACCAAGGGCCAGGTGGCCCGGGAGCTGCCCGACAAAACCGAAATGGTGCTCTACTGCGAAATGGGCGCCGAGCAGCGCCGGGTGTACGAGGCCTGCAAAAAAGAGTACCACGACCTGCTGCTGGGCATTCACGAGGACGCGCCCCAGAAGGAAAGCATCCACATTCTACAGGGCCTGACCAAGCTGCGCCAGATCTGCAACTCCCCCGCCCTGCTGCCCGACGAGGCCGACTACGGCCGGGCCTCCAGCAAGCTCGAAGCCCTGGTAGAAGAAGTCCGGACCAAGGCCCCGCAGCACAAAATCCTGATCTTCTCTCAGTTCGTGACCATGCTGAACTTGATTCGGGACGAACTGCGGACGTTGGACATTCCCTTTACCTACCTCACCGGCCAAACCAAAAACCGGGCGGCCACCGTGGCCCGCTTCCAGATGGACGACTCGGTGCGCGTGTTCCTGATCAGCCTGAAAGCTGGCGGCACGGGCCTCAACCTCACCGAGGCCGATTACGTGTACCTGGTGGACCCGTGGTGGAATCCGGCGGTGGAAAATCAGGCCATTGACCGCAGCCACCGCATCGGGCAGGACAAGAAAGTGGTGGCCGTGCGACTAATCTGCCCCGACACCATTGAGGAGAAAATCATGAAGCTGCAGGAAGCCAAGCGCGAACTAGCCCACGACTTGATTCACACTGATGCCACGCTCATCAAGAACCTGAGTCGGGACGAGCTGCGGGAGCTGTTTCGATAG
- a CDS encoding sensor histidine kinase encodes MAAPPEVAFAQLLFGGIAFMLLAGGSLVVFLVTYQKRLLHQQLRLRLAEAEHQQQLLTAIIEAQEGERERIGRDLHDGIGSTISTAKLLLNRLESLPPDAEDAQGLLKLVREIMGTAVHDVRSISHSLYPAVLARFGLAEALQHLVDVSNETGQLPILLEVDYHRPLALAQELALYRITQELVHNALKHARGATRLLVQLHQQGPRLTLVVEDNGCGFGEELGRGRGCAASRCGCRCCRAAFGSNPPPGRAPAWLLSSTPGRNS; translated from the coding sequence ATGGCTGCGCCCCCGGAAGTAGCCTTTGCCCAGCTGCTCTTCGGCGGCATTGCCTTCATGCTGCTGGCTGGCGGCAGCCTGGTCGTGTTTCTGGTAACCTACCAGAAGCGCCTGCTACACCAGCAGCTGCGCCTACGCCTGGCCGAGGCCGAACACCAGCAGCAGCTGCTTACCGCTATTATTGAGGCTCAGGAAGGAGAGCGGGAGCGAATCGGGCGGGACCTGCACGACGGCATCGGGTCCACCATTTCCACGGCCAAGCTGCTGCTCAACCGTCTGGAAAGTCTGCCGCCTGATGCTGAGGATGCCCAAGGCCTGCTCAAGCTCGTTCGCGAGATTATGGGCACGGCCGTGCACGACGTGCGCAGCATTTCCCACAGCCTGTATCCGGCTGTGCTGGCCCGGTTTGGCCTGGCCGAAGCTCTGCAACACTTGGTAGACGTAAGCAACGAAACCGGGCAGCTGCCCATCCTGCTCGAGGTAGACTACCACCGGCCCCTGGCCCTGGCTCAGGAGCTGGCCTTGTACCGCATTACCCAAGAGCTGGTGCACAACGCCTTGAAGCACGCCCGCGGCGCCACCCGCCTGCTGGTGCAGCTGCATCAGCAGGGCCCGCGCCTGACGCTGGTGGTGGAAGACAACGGCTGTGGCTTTGGCGAGGAGCTGGGCCGCGGGCGGGGCTGCGCAGCATCGAGGTGCGGGTGCAGATGCTGCAGGGCCGCCTTTGGCAGCAATCCGCCGCCGGGCAGGGCGCCCGCATGGTTATTGAGCTCGACGCCCGGCCGGAATAGCTAG